In one window of Nitrospirota bacterium DNA:
- the iscX gene encoding Fe-S assembly protein IscX, translated as MDVKWQDTEEIAIRLVEAHPETDPLTVRFTDMHAWIVALPGFTDDPKKSNEKILEAIQMAWHEEYQGSK; from the coding sequence ATGGACGTGAAATGGCAGGATACGGAAGAGATCGCCATCAGGCTAGTGGAAGCGCACCCGGAGACGGACCCGCTGACCGTCCGGTTCACGGACATGCATGCCTGGATCGTCGCCTTGCCCGGCTTCACGGACGATCCCAAGAAATCCAACGAGAAGATCCTGGAAGCCATTCAGATGGCCTGGCACGAGGAGTACCAGGGCTCCAAGTGA
- a CDS encoding PBP1A family penicillin-binding protein produces MSAPSLGLAPRRPGRRWGRTLLLFVIIVFGLLGGAVAGSFWFVSQDLPSLDSLQGYQPSQVSRVYSDDHQIIGQYYVERRILATLADVPPSLINAVIAVEDARFFEHPGLDVVGILRAFWTNLRRGGKVEGASTITQQLTRSLFLSPERTYGRKVKELILAYKMELILSKEQILELYLNQIYFGQGAYGVGAAAQTYFGKELRDLTVAESALLAGLPKSPNNYSPTKNPERAKRRQEHVLARMEEAGFLTSEQREEAAAQPLTFRHAVSEQIAPHFIETVRLHLVAQYGESMVYKGGLSVATTLNVEMQKAAERAVQKGLRELDKRQGWRGPIGKQDPTAVMDKPNVPAPVLHEGDLLQGVVTKVTKDYVAVQAGPTAGKLAFDDIAWAKRRLKGKDPSKDAAVLQNVKALLKPGDVIEVAVKKLDKDGAQFRLEQTPIVEGGLVAIDPRTGAIRAMVGGLDFVRSEYNRAVSAHRQPGSAFKPIIYATAMSEGLSPATPVLDAPVVYENEDPEKTWKPENYEKKFFGLTSLRDALIHSRNVATVRLLDRIGVKPVIEFAKTLGITSPLNHDLSLALGSSSVTLVELTSAYGVFANQGLKLDPYMVTRVEDPNAQVLEQTLFEPRQVLTKETAYLITNVLEDVIQRGTGQAAKVIERPVAGKTGTTNDYTDAWFVGYTPNLVVGVWVGFDDIRTLGDTESGAHAALPIWIDFMREALSALPVESFEIPDDIVFVKVDPETGLLAPAQSSQGTVEIFAKGTEPTEPAPVHSDPADFYKFDQGSEGPS; encoded by the coding sequence ATGTCCGCTCCTAGCCTCGGCCTGGCCCCGCGACGCCCCGGTAGACGCTGGGGGCGCACCCTGCTGCTGTTCGTGATCATCGTGTTCGGGTTGCTGGGGGGAGCTGTGGCCGGCTCCTTCTGGTTTGTGTCGCAAGACCTGCCCTCGCTGGATTCTTTGCAAGGGTATCAGCCCAGCCAGGTCAGCCGGGTCTACTCGGACGATCATCAGATCATCGGACAATACTATGTCGAACGGCGGATCCTGGCTACGCTGGCCGATGTCCCCCCCTCGCTGATCAACGCCGTGATTGCCGTGGAGGATGCGCGGTTCTTTGAGCATCCGGGTCTCGACGTGGTCGGGATTCTGCGGGCGTTTTGGACCAACCTGCGGCGGGGGGGCAAGGTCGAGGGGGCCAGCACCATCACGCAGCAATTGACCCGCTCCCTCTTTCTGTCGCCGGAACGGACCTATGGGAGGAAGGTCAAAGAGTTGATCCTAGCCTATAAGATGGAGCTGATCCTGAGCAAGGAGCAGATCCTGGAACTGTACCTGAACCAGATTTACTTCGGCCAGGGGGCCTACGGGGTCGGCGCGGCAGCCCAGACCTATTTCGGCAAGGAGTTGCGGGATCTGACGGTGGCCGAATCGGCCTTGCTCGCCGGGTTACCCAAGTCCCCCAACAACTATTCGCCCACCAAGAATCCGGAGCGAGCCAAGCGGCGGCAGGAGCATGTGCTCGCCCGCATGGAGGAAGCCGGGTTCTTGACGTCCGAGCAGCGGGAAGAAGCCGCCGCACAACCGCTTACCTTCCGCCATGCGGTCTCGGAGCAGATTGCGCCGCATTTCATCGAGACCGTCCGCCTGCACCTGGTGGCTCAATATGGGGAGTCGATGGTCTACAAAGGCGGCCTTTCGGTTGCGACCACGCTCAATGTGGAGATGCAAAAGGCGGCCGAGCGGGCGGTCCAGAAAGGGCTTCGTGAACTCGACAAGCGGCAGGGCTGGCGAGGGCCCATCGGCAAGCAAGACCCCACGGCGGTGATGGACAAGCCGAATGTTCCGGCTCCCGTGTTGCACGAAGGGGACCTGCTGCAGGGGGTCGTCACCAAGGTGACCAAGGATTACGTGGCCGTGCAGGCGGGGCCGACCGCCGGCAAACTGGCCTTTGACGACATAGCCTGGGCCAAGCGCCGCTTGAAGGGCAAGGATCCGAGCAAGGACGCGGCGGTGCTGCAAAACGTGAAGGCGCTGCTCAAGCCGGGGGACGTGATCGAGGTCGCGGTCAAGAAGCTGGACAAGGACGGAGCGCAGTTTCGCTTGGAACAGACCCCGATCGTGGAAGGGGGATTGGTCGCGATTGACCCGCGGACCGGGGCGATCAGGGCGATGGTCGGAGGGTTGGACTTCGTACGGAGCGAGTACAACCGGGCGGTCAGCGCCCACCGGCAGCCTGGGTCCGCCTTCAAACCGATTATCTATGCGACGGCGATGAGCGAGGGCCTGAGCCCCGCCACGCCGGTGTTGGACGCGCCGGTGGTGTACGAGAACGAGGATCCGGAGAAGACCTGGAAGCCGGAGAACTATGAGAAAAAATTCTTCGGGTTGACCAGCTTGCGCGACGCGTTGATCCACTCCCGCAATGTGGCCACGGTGCGCTTACTGGACCGGATCGGAGTCAAGCCGGTCATCGAATTCGCCAAGACGCTGGGGATCACCAGTCCCCTGAACCACGACCTCTCGCTGGCTTTGGGCTCGTCCAGCGTGACGCTGGTGGAACTGACGTCGGCCTACGGGGTGTTCGCCAACCAGGGCCTCAAGCTGGACCCCTACATGGTGACGAGGGTGGAGGATCCCAATGCGCAGGTATTGGAGCAGACCCTCTTCGAGCCGCGCCAGGTCCTCACGAAAGAAACGGCCTACCTGATTACGAACGTGCTGGAGGACGTGATCCAGCGAGGCACGGGGCAGGCGGCCAAAGTCATCGAACGGCCCGTCGCCGGCAAGACCGGGACGACCAACGACTATACCGATGCCTGGTTCGTCGGCTATACCCCGAACTTGGTCGTGGGGGTCTGGGTGGGGTTCGACGATATCCGGACCTTGGGCGATACGGAGTCCGGGGCCCACGCGGCCCTGCCGATCTGGATCGACTTCATGCGCGAGGCCCTGTCGGCGCTGCCGGTGGAGTCCTTCGAAATCCCGGATGACATTGTGTTCGTGAAGGTGGACCCGGAGACCGGCCTGCTGGCGCCTGCCCAGAGCAGCCAGGGAACCGTCGAGATCTTTGCCAAGGGGACGGAGCCGACGGAGCCGGCCCCTGTGCACAGCGATCCGGCGGATTTCTACAAGTTCGACCAGGGAAGCGAAGGCCCCTCCTGA
- the iscU gene encoding Fe-S cluster assembly scaffold IscU, translating into MAYSEKVVDHFNNPRNMGSFKKDEDGVGTGIVGAPECGDVMKLQIKVQNDTIVDAKFKTFGCGSAIASSSLATEWLKGKTVEQAQQIKNTDIVQELNLPPVKIHCSVLAEDAIKAALNDYKKKTEETK; encoded by the coding sequence ATGGCATACAGCGAAAAAGTGGTCGATCATTTCAACAATCCCCGCAACATGGGATCGTTCAAGAAGGATGAGGACGGCGTGGGCACCGGGATCGTCGGCGCGCCGGAGTGCGGCGACGTCATGAAGCTGCAAATCAAAGTGCAGAACGATACGATCGTGGACGCCAAGTTCAAGACCTTCGGCTGCGGCTCCGCCATTGCCAGCTCGAGCCTGGCCACCGAGTGGCTCAAGGGCAAGACGGTCGAGCAGGCGCAGCAGATCAAGAACACGGATATCGTTCAGGAGTTGAATCTGCCGCCGGTCAAGATCCACTGCTCGGTATTGGCCGAAGACGCGATCAAGGCGGCGTTGAACGACTACAAGAAAAAGACGGAAGAAACCAAGTAA
- a CDS encoding glutamate--tRNA ligase yields the protein MSHVKVRFAPSPTGYLHIGGVRTALFNWLWARHERGTFILRIEDTDQDRSTDEAIQIILDGMKWVGLDWDEGPYRQTERMDLYRERAMQLLERGQAYWCICSAEELETRRKEAQAKGLTPKYDGRCRARGITQPTGEAALRFKAPQEGQTVVEDLIKGRVVFDNNVLDDLIILRSNGYPTYNFSVVVDDALMGITHVIRGDDHLNNTPRQIPIFQALGYPIPRFGHLSMIMGADKAKLSKRHGATSVLAYKEMGYLPEALINYLVRLGWSHGDQEIFSLQEMIDNFSFGHVQKSAAVFNPEKLLWMNAQYIKQSEPARIAALLLPFLDQVGVGDAVRKAPDGWLARLVTLFQERARTLVEMAQAAVPYLQEQIEMDADAATKLLTPAIVPALEKLAERFQAAPDFSHIPLEGAFKQVIEEQGLKMGQLAQPVRLAVTGRTASPGLFEVIELLGRDRTLARLRKGIAWANRSSA from the coding sequence GTGAGCCACGTCAAAGTACGATTTGCGCCCAGTCCAACCGGCTACCTCCACATCGGCGGGGTCAGGACCGCTCTGTTCAATTGGCTTTGGGCGCGCCATGAACGGGGCACCTTTATCCTTCGGATCGAGGACACCGATCAGGACCGTTCTACCGACGAAGCGATCCAGATCATTCTGGACGGCATGAAGTGGGTCGGGCTGGATTGGGATGAAGGACCCTATCGGCAGACCGAGCGGATGGACTTGTATCGGGAGCGGGCGATGCAGCTGCTTGAGCGAGGGCAGGCCTATTGGTGTATCTGCAGCGCCGAGGAGCTCGAAACGCGTCGCAAAGAGGCTCAAGCCAAGGGGCTCACTCCGAAATATGACGGCCGCTGCCGTGCCCGTGGCATTACGCAGCCGACAGGAGAAGCGGCGCTGCGGTTCAAGGCGCCCCAGGAAGGTCAGACAGTGGTCGAGGACCTGATCAAGGGGCGGGTGGTCTTCGACAACAACGTGCTGGACGATCTGATCATCCTACGGTCCAACGGCTACCCGACCTATAATTTTTCCGTCGTGGTGGACGATGCCTTGATGGGTATTACCCATGTCATCCGTGGCGACGATCATCTGAACAATACCCCGCGCCAGATTCCGATCTTCCAGGCCCTGGGCTATCCGATCCCGCGCTTCGGGCATCTCTCGATGATCATGGGAGCGGACAAAGCCAAACTGTCCAAACGGCACGGCGCCACGTCGGTCTTGGCCTACAAAGAGATGGGCTATCTGCCGGAGGCGCTGATCAACTATTTGGTGCGCCTCGGCTGGTCCCACGGAGACCAGGAAATTTTCTCGTTGCAGGAGATGATTGACAACTTCTCCTTTGGCCATGTGCAGAAGTCCGCGGCGGTATTCAATCCGGAGAAGCTCCTCTGGATGAACGCCCAGTACATCAAGCAGAGCGAGCCGGCGAGGATTGCCGCGTTGCTGCTCCCGTTCCTGGATCAAGTCGGCGTCGGTGACGCGGTACGCAAGGCCCCCGACGGGTGGCTGGCGCGGCTGGTCACGCTGTTTCAGGAGCGGGCGCGCACGTTGGTGGAGATGGCGCAGGCGGCCGTGCCCTATCTGCAGGAGCAGATCGAGATGGACGCAGATGCGGCGACCAAGTTGCTGACACCGGCCATCGTACCCGCGCTTGAGAAACTCGCGGAGCGGTTCCAGGCCGCGCCGGATTTTTCACATATACCGCTGGAAGGGGCGTTCAAGCAGGTTATCGAGGAACAGGGATTGAAGATGGGGCAACTGGCGCAACCGGTGCGGCTGGCCGTGACCGGACGGACCGCCAGTCCCGGCCTCTTCGAAGTGATCGAACTGCTGGGCCGCGACCGGACGCTAGCCCGGCTGCGGAAGGGGATCGCATGGGCCAACCGCAGCAGTGCTTGA
- a CDS encoding iron-sulfur cluster assembly accessory protein, whose protein sequence is MESTDTTTSGPVITLSEAAVKEVKRLLNVQGITEGGLRVGVKGGGCSGLSYTVNFDDKIGPYDSVYEIEGIKVIVDAKSAIYLQGTQLDFHKDLIGGSFKFVNPNANKTCGCGESFSA, encoded by the coding sequence ATGGAATCAACGGATACGACGACCTCCGGTCCGGTCATCACCCTGAGCGAAGCGGCCGTCAAGGAAGTCAAGCGCTTGCTTAACGTCCAAGGGATCACGGAAGGCGGCCTGCGCGTGGGCGTCAAAGGCGGTGGCTGCTCGGGCTTGAGCTACACCGTCAACTTCGACGACAAGATCGGCCCCTACGACAGCGTCTACGAGATCGAAGGGATCAAGGTGATCGTGGACGCCAAGAGCGCCATTTACCTGCAGGGCACCCAGTTGGATTTCCACAAGGACTTGATCGGAGGATCGTTCAAGTTCGTCAACCCCAACGCCAACAAGACCTGCGGCTGCGGCGAGTCCTTCTCGGCCTGA
- the hscB gene encoding Fe-S protein assembly co-chaperone HscB, with protein sequence MPAGYASRARGVPCGSKSETGPMEQKPTALPKRTELHMARSMCWHCQSEITGEYFCEQCVKVQPLSKELDYFTCLGLPRLLNIDLEALEAKFYALSRSFHPDFYHNKTESEQTISLGNSALLNIAYRTLKDPVQRAEYLLKLEAGSAKDIRSSPPADLFEEILALQEDLEEYRQASPDQAPAALEPLKAKLSSDRDRLERRQRDMDARLPELFDAWDHLQTRAGAAPVDDRLRKEREAILKDLRELLSNRTYLRNIITDLAAAMA encoded by the coding sequence ATGCCCGCAGGGTACGCCTCGCGCGCGCGAGGCGTACCCTGCGGCTCGAAAAGCGAAACAGGGCCCATGGAACAGAAGCCGACGGCACTCCCAAAACGCACCGAACTCCACATGGCCCGGAGCATGTGCTGGCATTGCCAGTCCGAGATCACCGGGGAGTATTTCTGCGAGCAATGCGTCAAGGTCCAACCCCTCTCGAAGGAGTTGGACTACTTCACCTGCCTCGGCCTGCCGCGCCTGTTGAACATCGACTTGGAGGCCTTGGAGGCTAAGTTTTACGCGCTCAGCCGGAGTTTCCACCCCGACTTCTATCACAATAAGACCGAATCCGAGCAGACGATCAGTCTGGGCAATTCCGCCCTGTTGAATATCGCCTACCGGACCCTGAAAGATCCCGTCCAGCGAGCGGAATATCTGCTGAAACTGGAAGCCGGATCGGCCAAAGACATCCGGAGCTCGCCCCCGGCGGATTTGTTCGAGGAAATCCTGGCCCTGCAGGAAGATCTGGAGGAGTACCGCCAAGCCTCACCGGATCAGGCGCCGGCCGCGCTGGAGCCATTGAAGGCCAAGCTGTCGTCGGACCGGGACCGGCTCGAGCGCCGGCAGCGCGACATGGACGCCCGGCTGCCCGAACTCTTCGACGCCTGGGATCACCTCCAAACTCGAGCGGGTGCCGCTCCCGTGGACGACCGGCTCAGGAAAGAACGCGAGGCGATCCTGAAGGATCTCCGGGAACTGCTGTCGAACCGGACCTACCTCCGCAACATCATCACAGACCTCGCGGCCGCCATGGCCTGA
- a CDS encoding IscS subfamily cysteine desulfurase: MKFPIFLDNHSTTPMDPRVLETMLPYFCEKFGNAASRNHPFGWEAEEAVEAARQQIAKLIHADAKELVFTSGATESDNLAIKGVLEMYKEKGDHIITSATEHRAVLDTAKSLESKKGIKVTYLPVDKYGMVNPDDVRNAITDKTILISIMMANNEIGTINPIKEIGKIAKEKGVLFHCDATQGVGKIPVNVQEMGIDLMAFSAHKIYGPKGVGALYVRKKAPRVRLAPIIDGGGHERGMRSGTLPVPLIVGFGKACELCEQEMPTESVKLAALRDRLQDGIMKHLDEAYLNGHPTQRLPHNLNISFAYVEGESLLMGVKEIALSSGSACTSATLEPSYVLRALGVGSDLAHSSIRFGLGRFNTVEEVDYTAKRIIEIVTKLREMSPLYEMAKEGIDLKSVQWSAH; this comes from the coding sequence ATGAAGTTCCCGATTTTCCTTGATAATCATTCGACGACCCCGATGGACCCGCGGGTCCTGGAGACCATGCTGCCCTACTTCTGCGAGAAGTTCGGCAACGCCGCCAGCCGGAACCATCCCTTCGGGTGGGAAGCCGAGGAGGCGGTCGAGGCGGCGCGCCAACAGATCGCCAAGCTGATCCACGCCGACGCCAAGGAGCTGGTCTTCACCAGCGGCGCCACGGAGTCCGACAACCTGGCGATCAAGGGCGTCCTGGAGATGTACAAGGAGAAAGGCGATCACATCATCACCAGCGCGACCGAGCATCGTGCCGTCCTGGACACGGCCAAGAGCCTGGAGTCGAAGAAAGGCATCAAAGTCACCTACCTGCCGGTGGACAAGTACGGGATGGTCAACCCGGATGACGTGCGGAACGCCATCACCGACAAGACCATCCTGATTTCGATCATGATGGCCAACAACGAAATCGGGACCATCAACCCGATCAAGGAGATCGGCAAGATCGCCAAGGAAAAGGGCGTCTTGTTCCATTGCGACGCCACCCAGGGGGTGGGGAAAATCCCCGTGAACGTGCAGGAGATGGGCATTGATTTGATGGCCTTTTCCGCCCACAAGATCTACGGACCCAAGGGCGTCGGCGCTCTCTATGTTCGCAAAAAGGCGCCGCGTGTGCGGCTGGCCCCGATCATCGACGGAGGAGGCCATGAGCGAGGCATGCGGTCCGGCACCCTGCCCGTTCCCCTGATCGTCGGCTTCGGGAAGGCCTGCGAATTGTGCGAGCAGGAGATGCCGACCGAATCGGTGAAACTGGCGGCCCTTCGGGATCGGCTCCAAGACGGCATCATGAAGCATTTGGATGAGGCCTATCTCAACGGCCACCCGACCCAGCGGTTGCCGCACAACCTCAATATTTCCTTCGCTTATGTCGAGGGTGAATCGCTATTGATGGGCGTTAAGGAGATCGCCCTCTCCTCCGGGTCCGCCTGCACCTCCGCGACCCTGGAACCCTCCTATGTGCTCCGGGCCCTGGGCGTGGGGTCCGACCTGGCCCATTCCTCGATCCGGTTCGGACTGGGGCGCTTCAACACGGTGGAAGAAGTTGACTATACGGCGAAACGGATTATTGAAATCGTGACCAAGCTGCGAGAGATGTCGCCTCTGTACGAAATGGCCAAAGAAGGGATCGACTTGAAGTCGGTCCAGTGGAGCGCTCATTAA
- the dnaK gene encoding molecular chaperone DnaK has protein sequence MARILGIDLGTTNSLIAYMDGQTPRVITGKQGRAMVPSVVAMTDSGLIVGDPAKEHLVRNPERTIYSVKRFMGKSLADVSEELKYFPYKLHEQGGVIRIQVGEKTYSPPQISAMILKELKLRAEAHLGEDVRSVVITVPAYFNDSQRQATKDAGMIAGLEVLRIINEPTAASLAYGLQRKTQGTIAVYDLGGGTFDISILKLKQGIFEVLATNGNTHLGGDDFDRTILDLLLQEIRAESGLDLGQHPDQMQALRLEAEQVKIRLSDELKTQATIELPDGKGVFRREITRDQLEALVGDLVERTLGPCRLALKDAALQPAQIDEVVLVGGSTRMPLVRQRVQELFGRVPHCELNPDEVVALGAAVQADILSGGTQDMLLLDVTPLSLGIETMGGVMSPLIRRNTTIPTSAKEMFTTYVDGQTSVDIHILQGERELAKDNRSLARFQLKLPPLPAGVPRVEVQFLTDANGILNVTAKDVRTNQTQSIEVKPSHGLTDEEVERMIGESFKFAAEDLKARQLIEARTEAEAIRKATEKALGLGGRLIGPEETETIRASLTSLVAATAGDDHRAIRARIADVEKATHHLAEVLMDTSLKEALQNKKLEELP, from the coding sequence ATGGCACGGATTCTCGGCATCGACCTCGGCACCACCAACTCGCTGATCGCCTACATGGATGGGCAGACACCCCGTGTGATCACCGGCAAGCAGGGCCGGGCCATGGTCCCCTCGGTGGTCGCGATGACGGACAGCGGGCTGATCGTCGGCGATCCGGCCAAGGAACATCTCGTCCGCAACCCCGAACGGACGATCTATTCCGTCAAGCGCTTCATGGGCAAAAGCCTGGCGGATGTGTCGGAAGAATTGAAGTACTTCCCCTACAAGCTGCACGAGCAGGGCGGCGTCATCCGCATCCAAGTCGGTGAGAAGACCTACTCGCCCCCCCAAATCTCGGCCATGATCCTGAAGGAGCTCAAGCTCCGGGCCGAGGCTCACCTGGGGGAAGACGTCCGGAGCGTGGTGATCACCGTCCCGGCCTATTTCAACGACAGCCAACGGCAGGCGACCAAGGACGCCGGCATGATCGCGGGGCTGGAGGTGCTGCGGATCATCAACGAACCGACCGCCGCCTCGCTGGCCTACGGACTCCAGCGGAAGACCCAGGGCACCATCGCCGTCTATGATTTGGGCGGCGGCACCTTCGACATTTCAATCCTGAAGCTCAAGCAAGGGATCTTCGAGGTCCTGGCCACGAACGGCAATACCCACCTGGGCGGAGACGATTTCGACCGGACGATCCTGGACCTGCTGCTGCAGGAGATCCGCGCCGAGTCCGGGCTGGACCTGGGCCAGCACCCGGACCAGATGCAAGCGCTCCGGCTGGAAGCCGAACAGGTCAAGATCCGCCTCTCCGACGAACTCAAGACTCAGGCGACCATCGAGCTGCCGGACGGCAAGGGAGTCTTCCGGCGCGAGATCACGCGCGATCAGTTGGAGGCCCTCGTCGGCGACTTGGTCGAACGGACCCTGGGCCCCTGCCGCCTGGCCCTCAAGGATGCCGCCTTGCAGCCCGCGCAGATCGATGAAGTGGTGCTGGTCGGCGGCTCCACCCGCATGCCCTTGGTACGGCAACGCGTGCAGGAACTGTTCGGGAGGGTCCCGCACTGTGAACTGAATCCGGATGAGGTCGTGGCCCTCGGCGCGGCGGTCCAGGCGGACATCCTGAGCGGTGGCACTCAGGACATGTTGTTGCTGGACGTGACTCCGCTCTCTCTCGGCATCGAAACCATGGGGGGGGTGATGAGCCCGCTCATCCGGCGGAACACCACCATCCCCACCAGCGCCAAGGAAATGTTTACGACCTACGTGGACGGCCAGACCTCCGTGGACATCCACATCCTGCAAGGCGAGCGGGAACTGGCCAAGGACAACCGCAGCCTCGCCCGCTTTCAACTCAAGCTCCCGCCCCTTCCGGCCGGTGTGCCACGCGTGGAGGTTCAGTTCCTGACCGACGCCAACGGCATTCTGAACGTCACGGCGAAAGACGTGCGCACCAACCAGACCCAGTCCATCGAGGTCAAACCCTCGCACGGGCTCACGGACGAGGAAGTGGAGCGGATGATCGGCGAATCGTTCAAATTCGCCGCGGAGGACCTCAAGGCCCGCCAATTGATCGAAGCCCGCACAGAAGCCGAGGCCATTCGGAAGGCGACGGAGAAAGCCCTGGGGCTGGGAGGCCGTTTGATCGGACCGGAGGAAACCGAGACGATCCGAGCCTCGCTGACTTCCCTCGTCGCCGCAACAGCCGGCGACGACCATCGGGCCATCCGGGCCCGCATCGCCGACGTGGAAAAAGCCACGCATCACCTGGCCGAGGTGTTGATGGACACCTCGTTGAAGGAAGCGCTGCAGAACAAGAAGCTTGAAGAACTGCCGTAG
- a CDS encoding Rrf2 family transcriptional regulator: MLKLSKKADYGLMALQYIASVQYGDVARARIVNTKEIAEEYHIPVELLAKVLQTLAKHGIVESQNGPKGGYLLARHAGSITIAQVLEAIEGPLGIADCYHDKDTASCSQREHCNIRTPLLKVQSSIYQLLNSMTVEAMMGGTPLITVQSITTAEGVAR; the protein is encoded by the coding sequence TTGTTGAAGCTCTCGAAGAAAGCAGACTATGGGCTCATGGCCCTGCAGTACATTGCCTCGGTGCAGTACGGCGATGTCGCCCGCGCGCGGATCGTGAACACGAAGGAAATCGCAGAAGAGTACCACATTCCGGTTGAACTCCTGGCCAAGGTCCTCCAGACACTGGCCAAGCACGGGATCGTCGAAAGTCAAAACGGACCCAAGGGCGGCTACCTGCTCGCCCGCCACGCAGGAAGCATCACGATCGCCCAGGTGCTGGAGGCCATCGAAGGCCCCCTCGGCATTGCTGACTGCTATCACGACAAAGACACCGCCTCCTGTTCGCAACGCGAGCATTGCAACATCAGGACCCCCCTCCTGAAAGTGCAAAGCAGCATTTACCAGCTACTAAACAGTATGACCGTCGAAGCTATGATGGGCGGGACCCCCTTGATCACGGTCCAGTCGATCACCACTGCCGAAGGAGTTGCGCGATGA
- a CDS encoding replication initiation factor domain-containing protein — MDSISPTVPHFTMTTDWLAFTLPSSSVHDVTQVLGGDWTKGNGGYRGYPLSWVLAGGTRGTGKIGIGAPRSPREVHVDLSAGIVSAWPVDKIKAILQWVFDHKGHLTRIDCALDDRHSHVPIEQVRHAILAGQMVGRPHKSKSVDGLDIHKTESTGATLYLGSPHSQTMLRIYDKRLELKEKHQANWQDYGIRWELQFRDDRANLCGRLLRLLEPEEWVRFIVSVLRGYVDFRDTSKDEPNWARCRAPLLPWWMELTNGLAQCRLTVEKQARTIEQVKIWAKQSLGPMLAVLNEAAGKDWFNELLDDGKRRWKSRHRDLLNHEESPKDRSDS; from the coding sequence ATGGATTCGATCTCTCCAACCGTCCCCCACTTCACCATGACTACCGATTGGCTGGCCTTTACCCTGCCTTCGAGCTCCGTGCATGACGTGACGCAGGTGCTCGGAGGAGACTGGACCAAAGGCAACGGAGGCTATCGCGGGTATCCCCTGTCCTGGGTCTTGGCCGGCGGGACCAGGGGCACCGGAAAAATTGGAATCGGCGCTCCGCGCAGCCCCAGAGAGGTACACGTGGACCTCTCCGCCGGCATTGTCTCAGCCTGGCCGGTCGACAAAATCAAGGCCATCCTCCAATGGGTCTTCGACCACAAGGGGCACCTGACCCGGATCGATTGCGCCCTGGACGATCGGCACAGCCATGTGCCGATCGAGCAAGTCAGGCACGCCATCCTCGCCGGCCAAATGGTGGGGCGCCCACACAAATCCAAAAGCGTGGATGGGCTCGACATCCACAAGACCGAATCTACGGGCGCAACCCTCTACCTGGGAAGCCCGCACAGTCAGACCATGCTCCGCATCTATGACAAGCGTCTCGAGCTCAAAGAAAAGCACCAGGCGAATTGGCAGGACTATGGCATCCGCTGGGAGCTGCAATTTAGAGACGACCGGGCCAACTTATGCGGCCGGTTGTTGCGGCTGCTCGAACCTGAGGAATGGGTCCGATTCATCGTGAGCGTCCTCCGGGGCTATGTCGACTTCCGCGATACCTCCAAGGATGAGCCCAACTGGGCACGTTGCCGGGCTCCGTTGCTGCCCTGGTGGATGGAGCTGACAAACGGGTTAGCGCAATGCCGCCTGACCGTCGAGAAGCAAGCGCGCACGATTGAACAGGTGAAAATTTGGGCCAAGCAATCACTTGGTCCCATGCTCGCGGTCCTGAACGAAGCCGCAGGCAAGGACTGGTTCAACGAGCTTTTGGATGACGGGAAGCGCCGCTGGAAGTCACGTCACCGGGACCTGCTCAACCATGAGGAGTCACCCAAAGACCGATCCGACTCGTGA
- a CDS encoding 2Fe-2S iron-sulfur cluster binding domain-containing protein gives MGGTNPYIEKAEYERPTKPYTVTFVSTDKTAQVQVDPTKVPYGETGLPGSLLDIALGAGIDLEHACGGVCACSTCHVIVKEGLQSCNEGTDDEFDQLEEAPEITLNSRLACQCVPNGTMDLVVQIPAVNKNLVKEGH, from the coding sequence ATGGGTGGAACGAATCCCTACATCGAAAAAGCCGAATACGAGCGTCCGACGAAGCCCTATACCGTGACGTTTGTCTCAACGGACAAGACGGCCCAGGTGCAAGTTGATCCGACGAAGGTCCCTTATGGAGAGACGGGGTTGCCCGGCAGCCTGTTGGATATTGCATTGGGAGCGGGCATTGATCTGGAGCATGCCTGCGGGGGAGTCTGCGCCTGCTCCACCTGCCATGTCATCGTGAAAGAAGGACTGCAGTCCTGCAACGAGGGTACGGATGACGAGTTCGACCAGTTGGAAGAGGCGCCGGAGATCACTTTGAATTCGCGCCTGGCCTGCCAGTGCGTGCCGAACGGGACCATGGATCTGGTCGTGCAAATTCCGGCTGTCAACAAGAACCTCGTCAAAGAAGGTCATTAA